AAGTTTTTCCGGTGTCAGTCGATATTGCAGCACCTCGGCGAATTAAACCCGTACCACCAAATCCCAAAACAACTTTATTATCATTTGTAATATTTAGTCCTGGCACTCCCGCATTTGAAATTATTGCGGTTGTGTCGAGATTAAACTCAATTCCTTCATCGGAATTAAGCGTGAAATATTTTTTCCAATCAATTGTGCCAATCGATTCTGTTTTAGTGAAGTAAGACATCACACCAAGATGATCCGAACAAAAACTATATCCGCTGTATGGGGCATTCATAACCACCTTAGAAGAATCAATTTTTAATAGACTGCCGATGTTTGAAAAAATATAGTCAATGCGTGAAGCAGGTGCATTAGATGGAACTGTATAGCCAGCAGCCGAAGGATTGACTTTATAAAAACTGTCAAAGTAATTCCCGCTAGTTAATAAAGTTACTGGGGGTGTATTGGGAGTATCATTGAAATCGCCTGTCAGAATTGTTGCAATACTCGGGAATGTAGTGTCTTTCGAAGTTATGAACTGAAGTATTTGCTGAACTTGTTGGATTCTTACGCTTTGAGTCTGATAATCAAGATGCGTGTTGAAGAAATTAATTTTCCCCAAAGGGGTGTTTATATAATTCCAAACTACTTTTCTTGGAAAAGCACCAGGGACTAACTGTAAAAATCCCGACTGCTCAACGGGAAATTTTGAAACAATACCGACAAACTCTCGGAATTGATTGCTCCATGAAAGATGAGTGTAGCTATAAAAATAATGATAAATAAAACCGAAATGCGCCGACAAAGAGTCGGCAATAATTTTTGCTTGATTGTCGAGTCCGCTGCCGCTTAAGCTTTCGTTTATTTCCTGCAGTCCAATTATATCTGGATTTAATTGTTTAAGATTCTGAATTATTTGAAATAATCTTGTCTGTGGATTGGTGCCGGGTTTCATTCCCATCAGATTATAAGTCATTACTTTTAATGAATTTTGCCCAGTCAGCGGTTGGATAGAGAATAATAGAAAAAGGATTAGTAGTTTAATTGTCATTATTTCTAAACTCAATTAATAATTCTACTGTTGAATTGTTCGTTATTAAAAACCCATTATCAAACATTATAAATATCCATGTCTACAAATAAAGTTGGAATAATGTTGTTTAATTCGCAAGGGAAAAGTTAACTAGAAATTACCGATTTTCTCTAGCTTTAGGCTCTTTAAGTTTAGGTTTTCTATTGTTATCTTAGAAAGAAATTAGGATTCCACCAACAATGATCACACACATCGAACATATAGGCATTGCGGTAAAAGACTTGAATGAATCAATAAAATTTTATGAAGATTTTCTTGGGTCAAAATGTTACGCAGTTGAAGAAGTCTCAGATCAAAAAGTAAAGACAGCATTTTTCAAAATCGGCGAGACGAAAATCGAACTGCTCGAAGGAACTTCATCCGACAGCCCGATCACTAAATTCATCGATAAACGTGGAGAAGGAATTCATCACATTGCATTCGCTGTCGATGACGTTAAATCGAAACTGAATGAATTGAAAGAAAAAAATGTGCAACTAATTGATCACGAGCCGCGTACCGGCGCAGAAGGATTGCAAATTGCTTTCATTCATCCTAAAGCTGCAAATGGAGTGCTTACAGAAATTTGTTCACACAAGAAATAATTACATAAGGTTAATAATGAAGAAACTAATTTTTTTTCTGATACTATTTTCAGCATTTATTCTTCCTGCGCAAAATATTAACGTAACAGAACACAGCTTAAAAAACGGAATGAAGATTTTGTTCGTTGAAGATCACACAGTTCCGAGTATCTGCTATTTCGTTTATTTCAAAGCTGGCGGAAAGAATGAAAGACCGGGAATAACTGGTATTTCGCACCTCTTCGAGCATATGATGTTCAATGGATCGGCAAAGTATAAACCGACAGAATTCGATCGGCTGCTCGAAGAAAATGGCGGTTACTCAAATGGAAGTACGTGGAATGAC
The Ignavibacteria bacterium DNA segment above includes these coding regions:
- the mce gene encoding methylmalonyl-CoA epimerase, coding for MITHIEHIGIAVKDLNESIKFYEDFLGSKCYAVEEVSDQKVKTAFFKIGETKIELLEGTSSDSPITKFIDKRGEGIHHIAFAVDDVKSKLNELKEKNVQLIDHEPRTGAEGLQIAFIHPKAANGVLTEICSHKK